From the Thermococcus guaymasensis DSM 11113 genome, one window contains:
- a CDS encoding helix-turn-helix domain-containing protein, producing the protein MEAFLNVYSSGVYIGILRVLAEAYPSALRGAEVYRRLKPLGLAPKRVQHVYKYLETLEKAGFVRSAEKRYWVEDPLLRETMRSFNLQ; encoded by the coding sequence GTGGAGGCCTTTCTAAATGTTTACAGCAGCGGGGTTTACATTGGGATTCTTAGAGTGCTGGCGGAGGCCTACCCAAGCGCCCTCAGGGGGGCAGAGGTCTATCGGAGACTCAAGCCCCTTGGCCTCGCTCCCAAAAGGGTACAGCACGTCTACAAATACCTTGAAACCCTGGAAAAGGCCGGATTCGTCCGCTCGGCGGAAAAGAGGTACTGGGTCGAGGACCCCCTCCTCAGGGAGACGATGAGGAGCTTCAATCTCCAGTGA
- the tgtA gene encoding tRNA guanosine(15) transglycosylase TgtA, whose translation MADFKFEIKARDAAGRIGKLTVNGKTIETPAIMPVINPKQLIVTPKELKEMGFGMIITNSYIIYKTPELREKALELGIHRLLDYDGIIEVDSGSFQLMRYGEVEVTNREIIEFQEKIGVDIGTFLDIPTPPDAPREKAEEDLRITLERAREAEAVKNIAMNAAVQGSTYPDLRTHAARELSKMNFEIHPIGAVVPLMESYRYRDLVDVVIASKLGLRPDRPVHLFGAGHPMIFALAVAMGIDLFDSASYALYAKDDRYLTPEGTKRLEELEYFPCSCPVCSRYTPQELREMPKEERTRLLALHNLWVIREELNRVKQAIKEGELWRLVDERARSHPKLYAAYKRLLEYRDYLEKNEPVTKASAFFKVSEEAMRWPIVYRAKERAERVAQKFPEKVKHPIFGEVPKYLRLSYPFAQSEGEEDFAIEKPRKGEARKYVMAVAEYQFGEGAGEAFKDAFVELSRKTGMPRQVKAKGKHLATFRAEDGLLTLGIEGAKRLHALLPFPRMRVVVNEDAEPFARRGKNVFAKFVVDADPSIRPYDEVLVVNERDELLATGQTLLNGEELKVFQSGLAVKVRRGIEKG comes from the coding sequence ATGGCTGACTTCAAGTTTGAGATCAAGGCGAGGGACGCCGCCGGAAGGATAGGAAAGCTGACCGTTAACGGAAAGACGATAGAGACGCCGGCGATAATGCCGGTTATCAACCCCAAACAGCTCATCGTGACGCCGAAGGAGCTCAAGGAGATGGGCTTTGGGATGATAATCACCAACTCCTACATCATCTACAAGACGCCGGAACTCAGGGAGAAGGCCCTTGAGCTCGGAATCCACAGGCTCCTCGACTACGACGGCATCATAGAGGTCGATTCTGGCTCCTTCCAGCTCATGCGCTACGGAGAGGTTGAAGTCACGAACCGCGAGATAATTGAGTTCCAGGAGAAGATCGGCGTTGACATAGGTACCTTCCTCGACATCCCCACTCCTCCAGATGCGCCGAGGGAGAAGGCCGAGGAAGACCTTAGGATAACGCTGGAGAGGGCAAGGGAGGCGGAGGCTGTCAAGAACATTGCCATGAACGCGGCAGTGCAAGGCTCAACTTATCCAGACCTGAGAACCCACGCCGCGAGGGAGCTCAGCAAAATGAACTTTGAGATACACCCAATCGGTGCAGTTGTCCCCCTCATGGAGAGCTACCGCTACCGCGATTTGGTGGACGTCGTAATAGCCTCGAAACTCGGCCTGAGGCCGGACAGGCCCGTCCACCTCTTCGGCGCCGGGCACCCGATGATTTTTGCCCTCGCCGTGGCCATGGGGATAGACCTCTTCGATTCGGCCAGCTATGCCCTCTACGCCAAGGACGACCGCTACCTAACGCCTGAAGGAACTAAGAGACTTGAAGAGCTTGAGTACTTCCCCTGCTCCTGCCCCGTCTGTTCCCGTTACACTCCCCAGGAGCTCCGTGAGATGCCGAAGGAAGAGAGGACGAGGCTTTTGGCCCTTCACAACCTCTGGGTGATACGCGAGGAGCTAAACAGGGTCAAGCAGGCGATAAAGGAAGGTGAACTCTGGCGCCTCGTTGACGAGAGGGCAAGGAGTCACCCGAAGCTCTATGCGGCCTACAAGAGACTGCTGGAGTACAGGGACTACCTTGAGAAGAACGAGCCTGTAACAAAGGCATCAGCATTTTTCAAGGTGAGCGAGGAAGCCATGCGCTGGCCCATCGTTTACCGCGCCAAGGAGAGGGCCGAGCGCGTCGCCCAGAAGTTCCCCGAGAAAGTGAAGCACCCGATATTCGGTGAGGTTCCGAAGTACCTGCGCCTGAGCTACCCCTTCGCCCAGAGCGAGGGCGAGGAGGACTTCGCGATAGAGAAGCCGAGGAAAGGAGAAGCGAGGAAGTACGTGATGGCCGTCGCGGAGTACCAGTTCGGCGAAGGGGCCGGCGAAGCCTTCAAGGATGCGTTCGTGGAGCTCTCGCGGAAGACTGGCATGCCGAGGCAGGTAAAGGCCAAGGGCAAGCACCTCGCGACCTTCAGGGCCGAGGACGGCCTGCTAACGCTTGGCATCGAAGGGGCAAAGAGGCTTCACGCGCTCCTGCCGTTCCCGAGGATGCGCGTCGTGGTCAACGAAGATGCCGAACCCTTCGCGAGGCGCGGAAAGAACGTCTTCGCCAAGTTCGTGGTCGATGCCGACCCCTCAATCAGGCCCTACGACGAGGTTCTCGTGGTGAACGAAAGAGACGAGCTCCTCGCAACCGGGCAAACTCTCCTGAACGGCGAGGAGCTGAAGGTCTTTCAGAGTGGCTTGGCCGTGAAGGTCAGGAGGGGAATAGAGAAGGGTTAA
- a CDS encoding YigZ family protein → MDYRTLKGIGTAELVIKKSVFIGYASPANTEEEAKAFIEKIRTHHSDATHNVSAYLINDGKNFAVRYNDDGEPKGSAGKPVLKVIQNKGLSNVVVVVTRYFGGIKLGYGGLVKAYSDAASLAIENAGVVEVYETERFQVTFPYSLFHLVRETIEGYGGRVVGEDYGALVTFTVETRKGEADGLMELLTEKTRGRARLRRLFMSLFDGNL, encoded by the coding sequence ATGGACTACAGGACGCTGAAGGGCATCGGGACTGCCGAGCTGGTCATTAAAAAGTCCGTTTTCATAGGCTACGCCTCCCCCGCAAACACTGAAGAGGAAGCCAAGGCCTTCATCGAAAAAATTAGGACCCACCACAGCGACGCGACCCACAACGTCTCAGCTTACCTCATCAACGACGGGAAGAACTTCGCAGTCCGCTACAATGACGACGGCGAGCCCAAGGGCTCCGCAGGAAAGCCCGTGCTGAAGGTGATTCAGAACAAGGGGCTGAGCAACGTCGTCGTTGTCGTTACGCGCTACTTCGGAGGCATAAAGCTCGGCTACGGCGGGCTTGTAAAGGCGTACAGCGACGCCGCGAGCCTTGCAATTGAGAACGCGGGGGTAGTTGAGGTTTACGAGACGGAGCGCTTCCAGGTCACGTTCCCCTACAGCCTCTTTCATCTCGTCAGGGAGACAATCGAAGGCTATGGCGGAAGGGTCGTTGGGGAAGACTACGGAGCGCTGGTTACGTTCACCGTCGAGACGAGGAAGGGCGAGGCCGATGGGCTGATGGAGCTCCTGACGGAGAAAACACGGGGGAGAGCAAGGCTGAGAAGGCTCTTTATGAGCTTGTTTGATGGGAACCTTTAG
- a CDS encoding HAD family hydrolase — MGIEIPGLNVLEFQAVLFDLNGTLGVEGKVPEDVKKLLTKLADRYTVVILSADTFGTLEEEFKGLPVRIERVSTGAEKAEIAEGYAPYAAVGNGNNDVAMLEKAELAFCVIGKEGAAVDALLASDVVVTDVRDAIETLLDERKLIATLRG; from the coding sequence ATGGGAATTGAAATCCCCGGCCTTAACGTGCTCGAATTTCAGGCGGTTCTCTTTGACCTCAACGGAACTCTGGGGGTTGAAGGGAAAGTTCCAGAGGACGTCAAGAAGCTCCTTACCAAGCTTGCCGACCGCTACACGGTCGTCATTTTAAGTGCAGACACCTTTGGTACGCTGGAGGAGGAGTTTAAAGGGCTCCCCGTTAGGATTGAAAGGGTCTCAACTGGGGCAGAAAAGGCCGAGATAGCTGAAGGCTACGCTCCTTACGCCGCTGTGGGGAACGGGAACAACGACGTTGCGATGCTTGAAAAGGCTGAGCTCGCCTTCTGCGTTATTGGGAAGGAAGGTGCAGCAGTTGATGCGCTCCTCGCGAGTGATGTTGTCGTCACCGACGTGAGGGACGCGATAGAGACGCTTTTAGACGAGAGGAAGCTGATAGCGACCCTGAGGGGGTGA
- a CDS encoding DUF2240 family protein produces MHPLESALKVKGSGEFSRSELIGILTFRLRLMSVSEAKEAISKWIEEGLLLEEGDVLKINFEALARTEGEEDLFREMLSFLASKLGVEETELIEELEEFSKRYGNLDKRLVLYLFGIEKGVDMSYFLEKLDLD; encoded by the coding sequence GTGCACCCCCTCGAGAGCGCACTCAAAGTTAAGGGGAGCGGCGAGTTTTCAAGAAGCGAGCTGATAGGCATCCTGACGTTCAGGCTACGGCTTATGAGCGTCAGTGAGGCCAAGGAAGCAATCTCAAAATGGATCGAGGAGGGGCTCCTTCTTGAAGAAGGGGACGTTTTAAAGATAAACTTTGAGGCGTTGGCCCGAACAGAGGGGGAGGAAGATCTTTTCCGGGAAATGCTGTCTTTCCTTGCATCGAAGCTCGGTGTCGAGGAGACGGAGTTGATAGAAGAACTTGAGGAGTTCTCAAAGAGGTATGGCAACCTGGACAAGCGGCTCGTTCTCTACCTCTTTGGCATTGAGAAAGGTGTAGATATGTCATACTTCCTGGAAAAACTGGATCTCGATTGA
- a CDS encoding DEAD/DEAH box helicase — protein MSLFETLKPLKSEIARVHVFPPSDGEFGEFHFKNPEVNALLKELGFSLYRHQAEALEKLYSGKNIAVTTPTASGKSEVFRLAIFDSYLSDPRATYLLIYPTRALINNQFEKFSLQNLAFYRLTGKRISARILTGDVPWSERREILRERPNVIFTTPDMLHYNILRKWRDYEWLLRNLRYLVVDELHVYRGVFGSNAAWLFRRLGFRLKRLGARPQIIALSATLRNPEEFAEKLFRRKFEAVREATNPFPRRYLVLFEPKNLDERQLLRALIERLADSGIKTLVFFDSRKGTEKLLRFLLSSPVFPKTSTYKGTLPKNVRWEIERDFKEGKLLVLLTTNALELGIDIGDLDAVVNYGIPPDGLFSLIQRFGRAGRKADREALNAIVLRKNGLDYYYREHFDELVERLEKGIIEYMPVNVENERIAEKHLHYLLTELGILDWDELNGFERKIAEKLVIERKADLKKNPLTGRLELRVRKPAFSYSSLRTASDETFFLVRDEPWIRSKLMEKSSLGELLNFINWLKLKGYIIEEVDADEYHRSLLPGMAYFSRGELYMARDRLTIGKLHFVFARQLNRFWDVETFAAKREEVEILETVASKEHAGVEIGLGRLRVRHIYTGFAVKGNDVGNYVAELMKLKEAGILKGEIYSPVSGERVEADEDFSILNWEKFAKVEFEKPHVREFETEGIWLVFPDWIRDVTSEEFREFFAVATEKGFEDVAFTIYSNLDRRKLFPLYLGATTHVIRKSIGDALQKLGIGDEELAFAIKKMVDSKDGIGPALHAIEHNLIKIAPIFTYIDSRELGGYSYASFPGSPHAGKPVVFIYDGNEGGAGLAPILYENIEKLMEKSLEHLRSCPCKDGCPVCTLSPKCGTFNEFLDKWAAIKVWERVLGSKEEGITGD, from the coding sequence ATGTCCCTCTTCGAGACGCTGAAGCCGCTGAAGTCAGAGATAGCGAGAGTCCACGTTTTCCCGCCGAGCGATGGTGAGTTCGGCGAGTTCCACTTCAAAAACCCCGAAGTAAACGCCCTCCTTAAAGAGCTCGGCTTCTCCCTCTACCGCCACCAGGCTGAGGCCCTTGAAAAGCTCTACTCCGGCAAAAACATCGCTGTAACTACTCCAACCGCGAGCGGCAAGAGCGAGGTATTCCGGCTGGCGATATTCGACTCCTACCTCTCCGATCCGCGAGCGACCTACCTGCTAATCTATCCCACCCGCGCGCTCATCAACAACCAGTTCGAGAAGTTCTCGCTCCAGAACCTCGCCTTCTACCGGCTTACCGGGAAGCGGATAAGCGCGAGAATTCTAACTGGAGACGTCCCCTGGAGCGAGAGGCGCGAGATACTTCGCGAGAGGCCGAACGTGATATTCACGACTCCCGACATGCTCCACTACAACATCCTGAGGAAGTGGAGGGACTACGAGTGGCTTCTGCGGAACCTCCGCTACCTCGTCGTTGATGAGCTTCACGTTTACAGGGGCGTCTTCGGGAGCAACGCGGCGTGGCTCTTCAGGCGGCTGGGTTTCAGGCTTAAGCGCCTCGGCGCGAGGCCGCAGATTATAGCCCTCTCCGCGACGCTGAGAAACCCTGAAGAGTTCGCTGAAAAGCTCTTCAGGAGGAAGTTCGAGGCAGTAAGAGAGGCCACCAACCCCTTCCCGAGGAGGTACCTCGTCCTCTTCGAGCCGAAGAACCTGGACGAGAGACAGCTCCTCAGGGCGCTGATTGAGAGGCTGGCCGATAGTGGCATAAAGACCCTCGTCTTCTTCGACAGCAGGAAAGGAACCGAAAAGCTCCTCCGCTTCCTCCTCAGCTCGCCGGTCTTCCCTAAGACGAGCACCTACAAAGGGACGCTCCCCAAGAACGTCCGCTGGGAAATAGAGCGGGACTTCAAGGAGGGCAAACTCCTCGTCCTCCTCACGACCAACGCCCTCGAGCTCGGCATAGACATCGGCGACCTCGATGCCGTTGTGAACTACGGCATCCCGCCTGACGGGCTGTTCTCCCTCATCCAGCGCTTCGGCAGGGCCGGAAGGAAGGCGGACAGGGAGGCCCTCAACGCCATAGTCCTCAGAAAAAACGGCCTCGACTACTACTACCGCGAGCACTTCGACGAGCTCGTGGAGAGGCTTGAGAAGGGCATAATCGAGTACATGCCGGTCAACGTGGAGAACGAGCGCATAGCAGAGAAGCATCTCCACTACCTCCTAACCGAGCTTGGGATACTTGATTGGGACGAGCTCAATGGGTTCGAGAGAAAAATCGCCGAAAAGCTCGTGATCGAGAGAAAAGCCGACCTGAAGAAAAACCCGCTCACGGGAAGGCTTGAGCTCCGCGTGAGGAAGCCGGCTTTCAGCTACTCCTCCCTGAGGACGGCGAGCGACGAGACGTTCTTCCTCGTCAGGGACGAGCCCTGGATAAGGAGCAAGCTGATGGAGAAGTCCTCGCTGGGCGAGCTTCTCAACTTCATCAACTGGCTCAAACTCAAGGGCTACATCATCGAGGAGGTTGACGCCGACGAGTACCACCGCTCGCTCCTCCCCGGAATGGCCTACTTCTCCCGCGGGGAGCTGTACATGGCCAGAGATAGGCTCACCATCGGGAAGCTCCACTTCGTCTTCGCGAGGCAACTCAACCGCTTCTGGGACGTTGAGACCTTCGCGGCCAAGAGGGAGGAGGTCGAGATACTCGAAACCGTCGCGAGCAAGGAGCACGCTGGCGTTGAGATCGGCCTCGGCCGCCTAAGGGTCCGGCACATCTACACGGGGTTCGCCGTTAAGGGCAACGATGTGGGCAACTACGTTGCCGAGCTCATGAAACTCAAGGAAGCCGGAATTCTGAAGGGCGAAATCTACTCTCCCGTCAGCGGTGAGAGGGTCGAGGCCGATGAGGACTTTTCAATCTTAAACTGGGAGAAGTTCGCGAAGGTCGAGTTTGAAAAACCCCACGTCAGGGAGTTCGAGACTGAGGGGATTTGGCTCGTCTTCCCGGACTGGATACGGGATGTCACGAGCGAGGAGTTCAGAGAGTTCTTTGCCGTGGCCACTGAAAAGGGCTTTGAGGACGTTGCGTTCACAATCTACAGCAACCTCGACAGGAGGAAGCTATTCCCGCTTTACCTCGGCGCTACAACTCACGTCATAAGGAAGAGCATCGGCGACGCCCTCCAGAAGCTCGGAATCGGCGATGAGGAGCTGGCCTTCGCGATAAAGAAGATGGTGGACAGCAAGGACGGGATAGGCCCGGCGCTCCACGCGATAGAGCACAACCTCATAAAGATAGCCCCCATCTTCACCTACATCGACAGCAGGGAGCTGGGCGGCTACAGCTACGCGAGCTTCCCCGGCTCACCCCACGCCGGAAAGCCTGTCGTGTTCATCTACGACGGCAACGAAGGGGGAGCGGGCCTCGCGCCGATACTCTACGAGAACATCGAGAAGCTTATGGAGAAGAGCCTTGAGCACCTCCGCTCTTGCCCCTGTAAGGACGGCTGTCCGGTGTGCACGCTCTCCCCGAAGTGCGGCACCTTCAACGAGTTCCTGGACAAGTGGGCCGCGATAAAGGTTTGGGAGAGGGTTTTGGGAAGCAAAGAGGAGGGCATCACTGGAGATTGA
- a CDS encoding ribosome biogenesis/translation initiation ATPase RLI yields the protein MRIAVIDYDKCNPDKCGHFLCERVCPVNRMGGEAIIIDEENYRPVIQEASCTGCGICVHKCPFNAITIVNLPEELEEGCVHRYGINGFVLYRLPVVKEGMVVGILGPNGTGKTTAVKILSGQLLPNLCGGNDSWDNVIRAFRGNELQNYFERLKNKEIRPVVKPQYVDLIPKAVKGKVRDLLKRADKSGKFEEVVKELELENILDRDIGHLSGGELQRVAIAAALLRNAEFYFFDEPSSYLDIRQRLRIAKIIRRLAESGKNVLTVEHDLAILDYMSDIIHVVYGKPGAYGIFSQPKSTRNGINEFLRGYLRDENVRFRPYEINFSKKSERKSQEGEILVEYPPLVKDYGSFRLEAEGGELYIGEVVGIVGPNGIGKTTFVKMLAGVEKPTEGEIDWSLTVSYKPQYIKTDYEGTVYELLSKIDAGKLMSSFYKSELLNPLGIPELYDRQVNDLSGGELQRVAITACLLRDADLYLLDEPSAHLDVEQRLAVSKAIRSLMAKNEKTALIVEHDVMMVDYLSDRLIVFEGEPGRFGRASKPMGMREGMNRFLAAVGVTFRRDPDTGRPRANKEGSVKDREQKERGEYYYT from the coding sequence ATGAGAATAGCGGTCATCGACTACGACAAGTGCAACCCGGACAAGTGCGGTCACTTCCTCTGCGAGCGCGTCTGCCCCGTCAACCGAATGGGCGGTGAGGCGATAATCATAGATGAGGAGAACTACCGGCCGGTGATCCAGGAAGCTAGCTGTACCGGCTGTGGAATCTGTGTCCATAAGTGTCCCTTCAACGCGATAACCATAGTGAACCTCCCGGAGGAGCTTGAGGAAGGTTGCGTCCACCGCTATGGAATAAACGGGTTCGTCCTCTACCGCCTGCCCGTCGTTAAGGAGGGTATGGTCGTCGGTATCCTCGGGCCGAACGGAACGGGTAAAACGACCGCCGTTAAAATCCTCTCCGGCCAGCTTTTGCCAAACCTCTGTGGTGGCAACGACTCCTGGGACAACGTGATCAGGGCCTTCCGCGGAAACGAGCTCCAGAACTACTTCGAGAGGCTGAAGAACAAGGAAATCCGCCCCGTCGTCAAGCCACAGTATGTTGACCTCATCCCCAAGGCAGTGAAGGGCAAGGTGAGAGACCTCCTCAAGAGGGCCGACAAGAGCGGGAAGTTCGAAGAAGTTGTTAAGGAGCTTGAGCTTGAGAACATCCTCGACAGGGATATAGGGCACCTCTCCGGTGGTGAGCTCCAGCGCGTCGCCATAGCGGCGGCTCTCCTCAGGAACGCGGAGTTCTACTTCTTCGACGAGCCTTCGAGCTACCTCGACATAAGACAGAGGCTCAGGATTGCGAAGATCATCAGGAGGCTCGCCGAGTCGGGTAAGAACGTCCTGACCGTCGAGCACGACCTCGCGATACTCGACTACATGAGTGACATAATCCACGTCGTCTACGGTAAGCCAGGCGCCTACGGTATATTCTCCCAGCCCAAGTCGACGCGCAACGGCATAAACGAGTTCCTCCGCGGTTACCTTCGCGACGAGAACGTCCGCTTCAGGCCCTACGAGATAAACTTCAGCAAGAAGAGCGAGCGCAAGAGCCAGGAGGGAGAGATTCTCGTGGAGTATCCGCCGCTTGTGAAGGACTACGGCTCCTTCAGGCTTGAGGCGGAGGGCGGAGAGCTCTACATCGGCGAAGTCGTCGGAATCGTCGGCCCGAACGGAATCGGTAAGACGACCTTCGTGAAGATGCTCGCGGGAGTCGAGAAGCCGACGGAGGGCGAGATAGACTGGTCGCTGACCGTTTCCTACAAGCCCCAGTACATCAAGACCGACTACGAGGGAACGGTTTACGAGCTCCTCAGCAAGATTGACGCGGGCAAGCTCATGAGCAGTTTCTACAAGAGCGAGCTCCTCAACCCTCTCGGCATCCCAGAGCTCTACGACAGGCAGGTCAACGACCTCTCCGGCGGTGAGCTCCAGCGCGTTGCCATAACCGCCTGCCTGCTCCGCGACGCCGACCTGTACCTCCTCGACGAGCCCTCAGCGCACCTCGACGTCGAGCAGAGGCTGGCCGTCTCAAAGGCCATCCGCTCGCTCATGGCCAAGAACGAGAAGACTGCTCTCATAGTCGAGCACGACGTTATGATGGTTGACTACCTCAGCGACAGGCTGATAGTCTTCGAGGGCGAGCCAGGCAGGTTCGGTAGGGCGAGCAAGCCGATGGGCATGCGCGAGGGCATGAACCGCTTCCTCGCCGCAGTTGGCGTAACCTTCCGCAGGGATCCCGACACGGGCAGGCCGAGGGCCAACAAGGAGGGCTCCGTCAAGGACAGGGAGCAGAAGGAGAGGGGCGAGTACTACTACACCTAA
- a CDS encoding phosphatase PAP2 family protein: MRRRSVMNLMESLNDHDVLIRLNTFLLLYFGWIGFTVLYDNIKPYSRDITPLLLKLPFTSYQFVTGALDFVRSFLPLYLLMKAVYYVGFSGSIALTVFFVLIYKRDLQKADELALGYLLTYSISGVIYSIAHVYAPHYVYNLPGFYPDRTYLTQQEFVLPSLHNTIAAFNIIILWKYRKNFITKLLILLNSLVPFATLLLGHHWIYDALAGIFLAILVGKLVRGREIKVLSSLRSVKISIIRHITLFSFLAGGFILLLAITMPKP; the protein is encoded by the coding sequence ATGAGACGACGATCTGTCATGAACCTTATGGAGTCCCTCAACGATCACGATGTCCTCATAAGGCTTAACACCTTTCTTCTGCTTTACTTTGGGTGGATTGGGTTTACAGTCCTCTATGACAACATAAAACCCTACAGCAGGGACATCACACCCCTCCTTCTTAAACTGCCCTTCACTTCCTATCAGTTTGTGACGGGGGCCCTTGACTTTGTTAGGAGTTTCCTTCCCCTGTACCTCCTCATGAAGGCCGTCTACTACGTTGGATTCTCCGGCTCGATAGCCCTGACGGTTTTCTTTGTGCTGATATACAAAAGAGACCTCCAGAAGGCGGATGAGCTGGCCCTTGGATACCTCTTAACGTACTCCATTTCAGGCGTGATCTACTCAATTGCCCATGTTTATGCACCGCACTACGTTTACAATCTTCCAGGTTTCTACCCGGACAGGACTTACCTGACCCAGCAGGAGTTCGTCCTTCCCTCACTCCACAACACCATCGCAGCGTTTAACATCATCATACTCTGGAAGTACAGGAAAAACTTCATAACAAAACTCCTGATACTGCTTAACTCACTTGTCCCCTTTGCCACACTCCTCCTGGGTCATCACTGGATCTACGACGCTCTGGCTGGCATCTTCCTTGCAATACTCGTGGGGAAGCTGGTCAGGGGGAGGGAAATCAAAGTTCTATCCTCCCTAAGGAGCGTGAAGATCTCAATAATCAGGCACATAACGTTATTCAGCTTCCTGGCCGGTGGCTTTATCCTCCTGCTTGCAATAACGATGCCCAAACCATAG
- a CDS encoding AIR synthase family protein, with protein MLPPGKLPPEKLEELVFRFVGGGKGRLIIGPGQGIDAAAIDFGETVLVASTDPITGAEKRIGFYSVHVNANDVATFGAKPRWFLVTVLLPENAEESLLSEIMKEMSETARRLGVLIVGGHTEVTPGLDRPIVIGTMLGEVERDRLVLPNGARPGDAIILTKWAGLEGTAIIASEREEELRGVFGESLVERAKSLIEYLSIVPEAMLLRDFANAMHDPTEGGILNGLHEMADASKLGLRVFADKIPIREETERICNFYGLNPLALISSGSLLAAVPRDNARFVVERLLARGINAAIIGEFLGEKKRVMIRGGDEVPLPRPVSDELWKVV; from the coding sequence ATGCTCCCACCGGGCAAGTTACCTCCCGAAAAGCTGGAGGAGCTCGTGTTCAGGTTCGTTGGCGGGGGAAAAGGAAGGCTCATAATCGGACCGGGACAGGGCATCGATGCCGCGGCCATAGACTTCGGTGAAACCGTACTCGTTGCCTCCACCGACCCGATAACCGGAGCCGAGAAGAGGATCGGTTTTTACTCGGTTCACGTTAACGCCAACGACGTTGCAACTTTCGGGGCCAAGCCCCGATGGTTCCTCGTGACGGTTCTCCTGCCCGAAAATGCTGAGGAGAGCCTGCTCTCGGAGATAATGAAAGAGATGTCTGAAACCGCGAGAAGGCTCGGCGTGTTGATCGTTGGCGGACACACCGAAGTTACTCCCGGCCTGGACAGGCCAATAGTCATCGGGACGATGCTCGGCGAGGTGGAGAGGGATAGGCTAGTCCTGCCGAACGGAGCCAGACCAGGTGACGCTATCATTCTGACGAAATGGGCCGGTCTCGAAGGAACGGCAATAATAGCGAGCGAGAGGGAGGAGGAACTCAGGGGAGTCTTCGGTGAGTCCCTCGTTGAAAGGGCCAAGAGCCTGATCGAGTACCTGAGCATTGTTCCTGAAGCAATGCTCCTGAGGGACTTCGCAAACGCTATGCACGACCCAACGGAAGGGGGAATACTGAACGGCCTTCACGAGATGGCAGACGCCTCAAAGCTCGGACTCAGGGTCTTCGCCGACAAGATACCCATCAGGGAGGAAACCGAACGGATATGCAACTTCTATGGCCTCAATCCCCTCGCCCTGATAAGCTCAGGTTCACTCCTAGCAGCAGTTCCCCGCGACAACGCGAGGTTCGTCGTCGAGAGACTCCTGGCCAGGGGCATAAACGCGGCCATCATCGGTGAGTTCCTGGGAGAGAAAAAGAGGGTTATGATAAGGGGAGGGGACGAAGTGCCGCTCCCCAGACCGGTCAGCGACGAGCTCTGGAAGGTCGTTTAA
- a CDS encoding nicotinamidase, producing MPEEALIVVDMQRDFMPGGALPVPEGDRIIPIVNECVRKFRERRALIVATRDWHPENHISFKERGGPWPRHCVQNTPGAEFVVELPPDAVIISKAADPDKEAYSGFEGTNLAEILKEKGVKRVYVCGVATEYCVRATALDAVKYGFETYLLKDAIKGINPEDEKKTLEELQRAGVKLVECSSV from the coding sequence ATGCCTGAGGAAGCACTCATAGTGGTTGATATGCAGAGGGATTTCATGCCCGGAGGGGCCTTACCAGTTCCCGAAGGGGACAGGATAATCCCAATCGTGAACGAGTGCGTGAGAAAATTCAGGGAAAGAAGGGCCCTGATCGTCGCCACCCGGGACTGGCACCCAGAAAACCACATCAGCTTTAAGGAGAGGGGCGGCCCGTGGCCAAGGCACTGCGTCCAAAACACGCCGGGAGCAGAGTTTGTAGTTGAACTCCCTCCCGATGCCGTGATAATCTCAAAGGCCGCAGACCCGGATAAGGAGGCCTATTCAGGATTTGAAGGGACAAACCTGGCAGAAATTCTCAAGGAAAAGGGCGTAAAGCGCGTTTACGTCTGTGGGGTTGCAACGGAGTACTGCGTGAGGGCAACGGCGCTGGATGCTGTTAAATACGGCTTCGAAACCTACTTGCTAAAGGATGCAATCAAGGGCATAAACCCCGAAGACGAGAAGAAAACCCTTGAAGAGCTCCAGCGTGCGGGGGTTAAGTTAGTTGAGTGCTCCTCCGTTTGA